The nucleotide sequence CTTTAGTTGACGAAGTAGACGCAAGCAACGAATGGCCTGCTGGAGACAAGATAGTGCCAAAACATCCTATGGAGCGATGTTCTGATAATAATTGGTATAACAGTGATGTAGCTGGCGGAACTCCTAAAGCGATAAATGGTTGTAGCGGTGTTTGCGCTGATGACGATCAAGACGGAATTTGTGATGATGTTGATAATTGTCCTAATACTTATAACCCAGACCAAACAGATACTGATAGCGATGGAATAGGCGATGCTTGTGATACATCTGGCACATTAACTATCTGCAAGCAAGAAGATTTAAACAATAATGGTATTTTTGAGGAAGGAGAGCCAGTAGTAACAGATCCTCTTTGGAAATTTTATATCAGCAATGTTGAATATCAAGCTGGCGAAAACGGCTGTATTATAATTGAAGATATGGCATACGGTGAATATAATGTAACTGAAGAAGTAATAGCTGGATGGGAAGCGACTGGCATACCTGGATATAACACAGGAAACGGAGTTTTTGAAAATGATGGTTCTATTACTGTAAATGTTGATCAATCAAACCCAGTCCCTATTATTTATTTTTTAAATTATGATACACCTCAATGTTCAGACGGAATAGATAATGATGGAGACGGACTTACAGATATGGCAGATTCAGGATGCAGCGGTCCTGACGATGATGACGAATATAATCCTTATTGTGGCGACGGAGAATGTAATAACGGAGAAATATGTTCATCTTGTCCAGAAGACTGCGGAGCTTGTAACAATGGAGGCGGAGGCGGCGGTGGCGGCGGAGCAACCACTCTTTATATCCATACTGAAGTAATAGAAAAAGACGGCGGAACACCTCCAGAAACAATTAGCGTTGTTATTACTTGGCATACAAACAAACCAGCAACAAGCCGAGTTGTTTATGGCCCATCTCCAGTTGATTCATCAAAATTAGGTCCTTGGCCTAATTTAGGATATTCTAATTCTACAATAGAAGATTTAGAAAAAGTTACTTTTCATACTGTAATAATAGACGGACTTTCAGCAAACACAAAATATTATTTTAGACCTATTTCAGCAGCTTCACCAGCTGTGTATGGAGAAGAAATATCAATTACCACACAGCAAAAAGAAACTCCCCCTGAAGAAGAAGTTATTGAAGAAGAGGAAGAAGAAACAACTCCTGATCAAGAAGAAGACCAGCCAGAGCAGGGGATCGATGATGACAAAGACACTACTGAACCAAAGACAATAGAGCCAGCTGAACCAGTTAAACAAGAAGATACTGGCGTTATTGGTTCAGGTGTCCAAATTTCAGAGGGCGATGTTTTAGGCGAAACAAATACGCATATAGCCTTAGCTGAAGGCGAAAAAGATGATGATGTAAAAGACGAACAGCCAAAAGATGAAAACGGCGAAGTAAAAGGCGAAGCATTGCCGTGTTATACTGAAGACTGTTCGACTTCAACAGACTCAAAATGTAAATGCTGGTCTGATTGGTGGTGGCTGATTGTGATACTTTTGTTAATTATTGCTTATTTAGCTTATGAAAATTATCGCATCAGAGGCGAAAAAGAAACAGATGAGCCAAAACAAGACGAGCAAGGAGATACATTTAAGCAAGATTAAAATTTAAAATATAATATTTGTGTGAATTAACTTACTAATAAGGAACGCTTATTTTGCGCGTTCCTTATTTTTTATTTGACAAAAATGCAAAAAAATGCTATTATTTTTTTAAAAGAAATACACTTTTAACCTCAACAAAAAAGGAGATTGTAATGTGCAAGAGAGCATGGTTGTGGAGAGATGAGAAAAAGATGGAAGAATTGTATATTTGGTTATTTTTTCATACTGATTTTATTTTTTCTGATCTTATTTTTTATCCTGATTTTCAGGATGATAGGGCAGAAGAGAATGAAGATGATTTTTTTCTTGAAACCCAGAAAGCCGGAAACTGCTTATTCAACGACAATTGTTTGTCGATTTGGAATGAAGCACATCCAGATTACGCTCGCCCTTTACTAAGGAGGGGATTGCGATCTTTAATTGAATAAATATTTAAGAGGAGGAATAAAAACAGGTTCACATCCACCCGATAACAAGGGTGGATTTTTTTTTGCGTTTTTATAAAATATGGTAGAATACTTATAAATCAATTTTCAATTTCTAATTTTCAATTTTCAATCAATTTTCAATTTTCAATTTACAAATTATAAAATAAGAAATACCCTTTCAAAATAAAATGATAAATTTTTTATGAAAGAAACTAAAATTTTAGGCGTAAAAATAAATAATATCAGCAAAAAAGAGGCTGTGGATAAGTTAGGTGAGAGCTTGGGTTCTGACAAACAAAATTATTTCACGACTGTTAATCCTGAATTTTTAATAATGGCGCAAAAAGACGAAAAATTTTTTCACATTTTAAACAACGCTGATTTATCTTTAGCTGACGGCTTTGGAGTAATTCTTGCCTCTTTTCTTTTTCCGCCAATAATTAAAAAACGAACTTGCGGAGCGGATTTGACAAATGATATTTTAAATTACGCGTCGCAAAATAATCAGAAAATTTTCATTCTAATTTGGGATAAAGGATTGTCAAATTCCAGAGAAATATCTTATGAATTAAAGAAAAAGTATCCTAATTTAAAATTTATAATTCAAGAGACTCAACGCAATTCCCCTGCCCTGAATTTTGAAAAAATTAATGAATTTAATCCAAAAATAATGTTAGTCGGACTTGGCGCTCCTTATCAAGAAAAATTGATAAGTAGAAATTTATCTAAAATTCCGTCTGTCAAATTAGCCTTAGGCGTTGGCGGAACTTTTGACTTTTTAACTAAAAAAACAAAACGGGCGCCTAAATTTATAAAAGCCATAGGAATTGAGTGGCTTTGGCGCTTAATCAAGCATCCTGTCAAAAAGCCTATAAAAAAATTCGGAAGATTAAAACGAATTTTTAATTCTGTATTTTTATTTTCTTATCTTGTTTTAAAAGAAAAATTTATCAACCCATTTTTTTACCGCGAAAATGTAGCTTGTTTTTTATATAAAAAAGATAATGATAATGTTAAAATTTTTTTAGCTGAAAGAAAAAATGAGAAAAATCATTGGCAAATTCCGCAAGGCGGAACTGAGGGCGAAGACTTAAAAACAGCCGGCTTTCGCGAGCTAAAAGAAGAGATAGGAACAGGCAAATTCGCTATAAAAGCTATCTTTGAAAATGTTTATAAATATAAATTTAATAAAAAAAGGAAAAAACATTTTATTAAAAATTATAAAGGGCAGAAGCAAGGGCTTATAATTGCTGAATTCAGAGGAGATAACAGCGACATAAATATTTCAAAATATGAATTTTCTAATTGGAAATGGGCTAATATTAAAGATGTATTAAATCAAGTTCATCCAATTAAAAAAGAAGCTATGCGAAAATTTTTAAATTATTTTTATGAATATAGCAATTGACATTCGTTGTTTAATGGATAAAAATTATTCTGGCATAGGAGAACACACTTATCGGCTTTTGTCAGAACTTTTTATTAAAGATCAAAAAAATCAATATTTTTTATTCTACAACAGCGCTAAAAAAGGAATAAAAAACAGATTGCCAAAATTTAGCTATCATAATGTTTTTTATTGCGGATTTAGTTATCCAAATAAAATATTAAATTTAAGCTTATTATTGTTTGGTTTTCCGAAAATAGACGAAATAATAAATAAAAAATTTGCTCATCTATTAAAAAATGAAAAAATTGATTTATTTTTTTTGCCAAACATAAATTTTATTTCTTTGTCGCGAAATTGCAAGCTTATTATAACTGTTCATGATTTAAGCTTTAAAAAATTTCCAGAATTTTATAATTTAAAAGCGCGAATTTGGCATAAACTGGCAAATTTTAAAAAAATAATAAAAAAAAGCAGCAAAATTATTGCTGTTTCAAAAAACACAAAAACAGATATTCAAAAATTATATAATATTCCTGACAAAAAAATACAGGTTATTTATTCGGGAATTAATCAAGCATCAAACATTAAACATCAAGTATCAAATATTTTGAAAATTAGAAAAAAATATAATCTGCCAAAAAAGTTTATACTATATTTAGGCAATTTAGAAGCGCGGAAAAACATTGAAAGCTTAATTAAAGCGTATAGCAAAATCAAGCAAGATATTGGCTTGATTATTGTTGGAGGAAAATTGTGGAAATACAAAAATATTTATAAAACAGTAAAACAGCTGAATTTGCGAGACAGAGTGATTTTTACAGGCTATATCCATAAAAAAGAAAAAAAAATACTGTATAATTTAGCTGATATTTTTGTTTATCCTTCTTACTATGAAGGATTTGGAATTCCTCCTCTGGAAGCAATGGCGGCAGGAACGCCTGTTATCGCGAGTTATTCTTCTTCTCTTCCAGAAATAATTGGCAATTCAGCGATTATAATAGACCCATTCAACGCGAAAGAATTAGAGCAGGCAATAATTCAAATTTTAAATAATAATGAATTACGCGATGATTTGAAAAACAAAGGGATAGAAAACGCAAAAAAATTCAGTTGGCAAAAAACTGCTGAAAAAACTTGCGAATTTATCAACAGAGCTTTTTGCGTAAAAGTTTAAAATGTAATATAATGAATTTGTTAAGAGGGGATTTTTTTATTTTAAATATGTTAAAAAAGAAAAAACAACCAATAATAAAAAAAGCAGTCAAGAAAACTGTTCAAAAAAAGAAAACCAACAAGCCAAAGGTTCAAAAAGCTAAAAAGAAAAAAATTTTAGCGTCTGTTGCTATTAAAAAAAAACAAGCCAAGCCAAATAAAAAAAGCGTAAAAAAATTGATAAGCAAAGTTAAGAAAACAACAGTTAAGCCTAAAAAAACAGCAAAGAAAAAAATTTCTAATAAAAAAATTAAAACTAAAAAAATAATTAAAAAAAATTTAACAAAAAACAAAAAGCAAAGAAGCAAGCCGGCTTCTGATTTAATTATTTCTTCTGAAAAAAAATTTGACAATCTTTTTGCCTTATCAATTAAAAATCTTGATTTTTTAAAAAATAGCAAAGAATTAACAAATAAAAGCCAATTTTTATCGCTTCATAATGAAAAAATATATTTTGCGCCAAGCGTTAATGAAGAAATAAAGATCAATTATGATCTTTCTGTTTTTTCTAAATCTTTGAGACTGATAAATTTTAAAGATAAAAACACGATAGAAATAAAAAAAATTATTAAAAATAAAGCCAACATTGATAGCTCTGAAAAAAATAAATATTCAAATAAAAAATATAATTTTTTTAATAAAGAATTTTTAATAAATAAAACGCCAAAAACAAAAGCAATCAAACAAAATTTTTTAAAAAAATATACTAGCTCAAACAACATTTATTTAGAAGACAAGATCGGATTTTGGAAAATTTTATTTTTTCCTTTTTATACTTTTTTTCGCGCTTTGGAAAATTTTTTTATTGATTTTTCAAAATTAGGAAAAGGACGCTTGCCAGAAATATTCAAATTTTCTTTTCCATTAAACTGGAAAAATTCTTTAGCTTTTTTCGCGATAATCTGTTTTGCCTTGCTTCTGCCTTTTGAGGCGCTCTTTTTATACAATGCTAATTCATATAACAAAGGACTTGTTTTGGGCAATGCAACAACAGCTTTGAATGAATTAAAATTAGGAGGAAAATCTATTTTGCAAAATAATTTAAAAAATGCTGACTGTCATTTTTATGAATCTTTATTAAATTTTAGCAACGCCCGGCAAAATTTAGAAGATATTAATTCAATTGTTATAAAAATTTTAGAGCATGTTCCGATTGACAAAGGAGGCGTTTCTTCTGGAAAAAAATTAATATGTTTTGGAGAAAATATCGCAATGTCAGCTATTTACATAAATAAAATTTTAGAAACAGCCCAAGAACAAGAAAATTTACAAAAAAATAACGAAATTTCTATCAATGACGCAATTTTGCCAGCTTATAATTTAGAAAAAAACTTAATAAAAAAAATTGAATTGGCAAAAAATAATATATTTTTAGCAACAGAAGAGCTAAAAAAGGCAAAATCAAACCTTGATTCAGTAAATTTTAATGTTTTGCCTGAGCAAGAAAAAAAACAGCTTGCTGAGATAAAAGAATTTTTGCCTATTTTAATTTCCTGCTTGGATAATTTTAATGAATTTTTAGATTTTTCATTAGAATTTTTAGGCAAGGAAAATTTTAAACGCTATTTAATTATTTTTCAAAATAATTATGAATTGCGCGCCACAGGCGGATTTATTGGAAGTTTCGCGATGGTTGACATTAATGGAGGTAAAATTGAAAAAATAGAAATTCCAGAAGGAGGAAGCTATGACTTACAGGGAGGGCTTTTAAAAAGCGTTAGCGCCCCAGAACCTCTTTATCTGATTTCACCTTTGTGGCAATTTCATGACGCTAATTGGTGGCCTGATTTTCCAACCTCAGCAAAAAAAATGATGTGGTTTTACGAAAATAGCCAAGGACCAACTGTTGATGGAGTAATTGCTTTGAATCCACAGATAATTATTGAACTTTTGAAAATTACAGGACCAATTATAATGAAAGAATATGATGAAATTATTTCCGCTGATAATTTTATGTGGGCAACAGAATATAATATTGAATTGAGGAAAAATAAAGAATATAAGCCAAAAAAGTTTATTGCTGATTTGTCAGTAAAACTGTTTGATAAATTATTAAATCAATCAGAGGATTTAAATATAAAAAACGGTTTGTCTGATGTTATGGCTATTTTAGACAAAACAATTAAAAGCAAAGATTTGCAGTTATATTTTAATAACGCGAAGTTGCAGAATCTTGCGAAAAAGTATGGCTTAAGCGGGGAAATAAAGCAATCTGACGGTGATTATTTAATGGTTGTTAACTCTAATATTGCGGGAGGAAAAACAGACAGCGTAATATCTCAAAGTATAAATTTAGATAGCGTTATCCAAGAAGATGGTTCAGTAATCAATCAGCTTACAATAAAACGCGAACATAATGGCGACAGCCAAGATTATTTTCAAAGAGTTCGCAATGTTGATTGGATGAGAATTTATGTGCCAGAAGGCTCGCAAATTATTTCTGCCTCAGGGTTTAAACAGCCTGAAAAAAAATATTTTAACAAGCCTGACAGACAGCTTGATATTGACGAAGACTTGGCAATGATGGATCATGGATTTCAAATTGACAAAAAAAGCGCTGTTAGAATTTATAATCAATTTGGAAAAACAGTTTTCGCGAATTGGTCTATGATAGATGTTGGTGAAACTGCTATTATCAAAATAAAATATAAACTCCCTTTTAAAATTCAAAAAGCTATTGTTGAAAGAGATAAAAAATTTGAATTAATGCAAAAATACTTTTTATTTCATAAAGAAGGCGCGAATTTGGATGAAGACTTAAGAGCTTATATCGTCTTAATCCAAAAACAGGCGGGAATTGATTCAGATTTTAATTATAAATTAAATGTTCCTGATAATTGGAAAAATATTTGGAGCAATAACGCTTCTTTAAATTCGTTTTCAGCTGTTTTAGATAAAGATACGCTTTTAGGGAGTATTTTTGAAGTAAAATAAATTTTCGTTTTTCAAAAAGGTGAATTTTATAATTTAAAAATTCGGATAAAATTATGCTTAAATTCAATAGAAAAAATGATAAAAATATAAATAATAATTTTAATAAAAAATATAATCCATTAAAAGATCTTAATTTTTGGGTAGCTCTTGTTATTGGTGGAGCTCCAATTTTGCCTTATTTAATTTTTAAAATGATAAAATATGATATAGTTTGGGATCTTTATAAAGGAGTGATGCCTCCTTTTATTATTTTTTTAGTCGTTTGGGTAGGTTGGATTATTTTTAAAAAAGGTAAAAAATGGAGTTTGCCTGTTGGTTTTATAATATCAGCAACTATAACTTTTATAGTTATGGGATTTACTGTGTATTTAGAGCAAAAGAAATATAGCGAAGAGACTTTAGATAATATGATAAACAAAAGTGTTGAAGAATTGCGATTAGAATTAGAAAATAAAAAAATACAACAAAAGCAGAAACAAGAAAAATTTAAACAAATTTTTCCGCAAAAATAGCAATTTGATATTTATAAAAAACTTAACAGAAAATAATATGAGCTTGACAGTGGCATAAATTTTGTTATAATGAAATTACCTATTATAATAGGTGGAATATTAGTTTTTTAAACATTATAATATGGAATTAAAAAATACTATTTTAGAGCAAAATTCATATTGGAGTAATAAAAAAAAACAAGAAGAATATATCACAAGAGATATAATAAAAGATTTTAGAATTAAATCTAATTTTATAGAAGTTATTACAGGCGTTAGAAGAAGCGGAAAATCCACTATTTTTAACATTTTAATTCAAAAGCTTATTCAAAAAGGGAAAGCTGATCCAAAAGAAATTTTATTTATAAATTTTGATGATCCGAATTTTATTCCTTTTTATAAAAATGTCCAGAAATTAGATGAGATTATTAATGTAGCTGAAATAATAACTCAATCTAAAATTAAATATTTATTTTTAGACGAAGTCCAGAATATAGAATTATGGGAGAAATGGGTCAAGGCAAAATATGACCAAAAAATATTTAAAAAAATATTTATTACAGGGTCAAATTCTAAATTGTTGGAAAGCCAATATATTTCCCGTCTTTCAGGCAGATATTTCAGCCATTTTAATCAACCATTTTCTTTTAAGGAATTTTTAAAATTTTATAAGCAAGATTATTATAAAAAAGATGTTGATATTTTTTTAATAAAGAATAAATTAATCGCTTTATTTAATAAATATTTAAAACAGGGCGGTTTCCCAGAAATGATAATTGATAATAATAAAAATATTTTAAAAATTTATTATCAGACTATTTTATTAAAAGATGTAATTGATAATAATAAAATTAGGGATTCTTTTAATTTAAAACAAATCGCTTATTTTTTAATAACTAACATCACTTGTTTTTTTAGTTATAATAATATTGCTAAAAGCTTAGGTATTCACGAAAGTACAGTTAAAGAATATATTGAATATTTGAAAGAATCTTATTTATTTGATGAATTAAGAAAGTATGATTTTTCTTTAAAAAAACAAAATATTAATAAACGGAAAATTTATTGCGCAGATAACGGATTAATAAATCAAATTGGTTTTAGTTTTTCTAAAAATAACGGTCGTTATTTGGAAAATTTAGTATTTATTAATCTTAAAAGAAGAAAAAAAGAATGTTTTTATCATAATAATAAATACGAATGCGATTTTGTAATTAAAGATGGATTAAAAATTAAAGAAGCAATCCAAGTTTGTTATGAAATAAATGATCAAAATCAAACAAGAGAATTTAATGGACTAAAAGAAGCAATGGAAGCTTATAAATTAAAAAAAGGAACAATTATTACCTATAATCAAGAAAAAATAATAAAAGAGGATAACAAAATTATCACTTTAATTCCAGCATGGAATTGGTTATTGAAAAATTTTTAAACTAAACAAAATTATTTTAAAATAAAATTATGCTTAAATTCAATAGAAAAAAAACAACAAAAGAAAATGATGATGAAATAAATTTTCAGAGCAAGGAAATTAAGAGCGATTTGTCGGAAATTTACGGCGATTATAATGAAGAAGACGGTGGAATGGAATATTTGGAAAAAAATCCAAAAAACAGAGTTGCTACATTTTTTAAAACATTTTTTTCCTGCCTTTTTATTATTCTATTTTTTTGTATTATCGTATATGTAATATTCAACCGTCCGCAAGCTGAAGAAACAAAAAATGAAAAAACAAATGGAATGGTTTTAAGCATAGACGCGCCTAAAACAGCTTCTTCTGGCGAAAAAATAACATATAAAATAAAATATGAAAATCAAGACAAGGTAAAAATGTCTAAACTGCAATTGCTGTTAAGTTATCCAGAAGGATTTATTTTTGAATATTCATCCATTGATAAAGAGCAAAATTACGACAATCTTTTTAATTTGCCGGATATTGAACCGTTTGCTAAAAAAGAGATAGAAATTCAAGGTCGATTAATTGGCGTTGAAAATGAAGAAAAAAATTTATTGGCTTCGCTTTCTTATGAGCCAATGAACTTTTCGTCAAATTTTCAAGAACTTGCCAACTCTAGTGTTCTTATAGATTCAACGGCAATTGATGTTAAAATATCAGGCGCTGAACAAATTTTATTAAATAAAGATTCAGAATATTTAATAAAAGTTAAAAACAGCTCTGATGAAGATATTCAGAATTTGCGATTATTAGTTGTTTATCCAGAAAATTTTTTAGCTAAAAAATTCGGGATTGAACCTGATGAAAACACGAACATGGACGAAGTTGATTTTGGCGCGAAATATAATGTTTGGGGAATTGGAACGTTCAATAAAGGAGCGGAAAAAGAATTCACAATCAATGGCGTATTTTCAGGTAAAATAGAAGACGAACAAAAAATAATCGTAAGGGTAGAAATTGGCGATATTAATAATGATTATAATTTAATTGCCGAAAATTTTTTAATAGCACAAGCGATCGACAAAGACGTGAGACTTGATCTGATTTTAAACGGTTCAAGCGAAAAACAGGCCGTTAATTTGGGAGATAGCCTGAATTATTCCATAATCTACGAAAACAAAGGAGAAAAAGATTTTAAAAATGTTCAATTAAAAATAAAAATTCAGCCTTATTTTGGCGATAATAGCATTGATTTGATAGATTGGCAAAGCTTGAAAGATGAAAATGACGGAAACGTCAGCATTGATGATAAGGAAATTTTATGGACAAGCGATAACATACTTAAATTAAGTTCTTTTTCAGCAGAAGAAGAAGGCGTTCTTGATTTTTCAATTAATTTAAAACAGCTGTCTGATATTTTAGAAAAAATTGATTCTGATAATGGAAATTTAAAAATAAAAAGCGTAGCAGAAATAATAATCGGCAAAGTTGATGAAACAGAATTTCAAATGTCCGTAGAAAGTAATGAAATAATCGCGAGCATAAATACTAATATTGTTTTAAACGCGCAAGTCCAATATTTTAATGAAGATAACATAGCGCTTGGTTCAGGGCCATTGCCTCCAAAGGTAGGAAAAACAACAAAATACAGAATTTTCTGGGAAATTAATAACAGTCTAAACGAAGTAAAAGAAATTAAAATAAAAACAATATTGCCTGATTATGTGGAATGGACTGATAGGTTTAACCAAAGCGTTGGAGAATTAAAATATAATGAAGAAAATAAAGAAATTATTTGGGAAATAAACGAGCTGTCAGCTACAAAAAATATTTCTCAATTAGATTTTGAAATTGGCATAACTCCGAAAGAAGATGATTTAAATAAAATTTTAGTTTTATTAAACAAAACAATTTTAACGGCAATTGACAGCGAAACCGATTCTTCTATTTCAGTAGAACATAAAGCGCTAACAACTGACTTAGAAAATGATCCAATCGTAAGCGGCCGTGGATTAGTTGAATAAAATTAATTTTCAATTTTCAATTTCTAATTTCCAATCAATTTTCAATGATTAATGATCAATTATTAATTATGAATTAATTGATTAACGAATTAACGGATTAATGACCAATGACTCAAATGTTTATATGCTAAAATATCTTGTATTTTTAGTTGTAGTTTTAAGTTTTGAACTTTGAGTTTTGAATTTGAAAAATATGTTTAAAATATTAAAAAAATCTAAATATTCAAAAGCTAGAAAAGGAAGAATAATTACAAAAAGAGGCGCTATCAGCACCCCTTTTTTTATGCCAGACGCCACGCGCGGATATATTAAATCTCTTGGGAACAGCGAGCTTTGCAAAATGAACATTAACGCAATGGTTGTGAATACTTNNNNNNNNNNNNNNNNNNNNNNNNNNNNNNNNNNNNNNNNNNNNNNNNNNNNNNNNNNNNNNNNNNNNNNNNNNNNNNNNNNNNNNNNNNNNNNNNNNNNATAATTACAAAAAGAGGCGCTATCAGCACCCCTTTTTTTATGCCAGACGCCACGCGCGGATATATTAAATCTCTTGGGAACAGCGAGCTTTGCAAAATGAACATTAACGCAATGGTTGTGAATACTTATCATCTTTATCTCCAGCCAGGAATCAAAGCAATAAAAAAAGCCGGCGGAATCCATAAATTTATGGATTGGAATGCTCCATTGCTTTCTGATAGCGGAGGATATCAGGTTTTTTCACTAATACATCAAAATTCTAATATGGGAAAAATTACAGACAGCAAAGTTGTTTTCCGCTCGCCAATCAACGGTTCAATCCATAATTTAACTCCTGAAAAATCCATTCAAATACAATTTGACTTAGGTGTTGATATGATTGTTTGTTTGGATGATCCAGTTCCTAATCATTCCAGCAAAAATAAAACAGAAAAAGCCGTTAAAAGAACTATTGCTTGGGCAAAAATATGCAAGCGAGAATATAAAAAACAAATTAAAAAAAGAAAAATAAAAATAAGCGAACGACCTTTGATTTTTGGAGTTATACAGGGCGGTAATTTTTTTGATTTGCGAAAACATTGCGTTGAAGAGTTGGTAAAAATAGGGTTTGACGGCTATGGATTTGGCGCGCGGCATATTGATAAAAACGGCAAATTTTTAAAAAAAATTTTGCAATTTACGGCTGATTTAATTCCAGAAAATTCTTTAAAATTCGCTCTAGGGGTTGGAACCCCTGACGATATTGTCCGCTGTGTTAATATGGGCTGGGATATGTTTGATTGCGTTATTCCAACACGCGAAGCTCGGCACGGAAAGCTGTTTTTATGGAAAACAGATAATCTAAATAAAAAAAAATTTTATAAAACAATCAATATTGCTAACGCCAAATTTAAAAATAATTTTAATATAATAGAAGGCAAAAATTCTAACAGCAAAATATCTTACGCTTATCTTAACCATATTTTTAAAACAAAAGACGATCTTGGAAAGCAAATAGCCATTATTCATAACCTAAAATTTTATATGGAGTTAATGAAAAAAATACGAAAAAATTTGTAGTCATTGCGAGTGAAGCCCCAATATTCATCTGGATAAACTCCGCAATCCCATAAATATTATTGCCAATCTCGGGGTTGTTTCGTCGTCATCCGAAATTATTCAAAGGATTCCTCGCAAAGACACTCAATTTTTAGTTTGCTTTTATATTTTTTAGATGATAAAATATTTTATGTAAAAACTATAAAATTATGGAATTAGAAAAACAAAAAAATCAAAAAATTAAATTTCAGCTGATATTTGCGTTCGCGATATTATTTGTTATTTCTTTGCTATTTGGATTTTTGATTATTAACAAAAGCTTTTTTTTAGATAAAAAAGAAAAAAATTACGCCGATAATCAAAAAACAATTATAAATAAAAATAAAGAAACAGAAAATCCGTATGACAAAAATCCATTGCCTCCTGCTGACCA is from Patescibacteria group bacterium and encodes:
- a CDS encoding ATP-binding protein, with protein sequence MELKNTILEQNSYWSNKKKQEEYITRDIIKDFRIKSNFIEVITGVRRSGKSTIFNILIQKLIQKGKADPKEILFINFDDPNFIPFYKNVQKLDEIINVAEIITQSKIKYLFLDEVQNIELWEKWVKAKYDQKIFKKIFITGSNSKLLESQYISRLSGRYFSHFNQPFSFKEFLKFYKQDYYKKDVDIFLIKNKLIALFNKYLKQGGFPEMIIDNNKNILKIYYQTILLKDVIDNNKIRDSFNLKQIAYFLITNITCFFSYNNIAKSLGIHESTVKEYIEYLKESYLFDELRKYDFSLKKQNINKRKIYCADNGLINQIGFSFSKNNGRYLENLVFINLKRRKKECFYHNNKYECDFVIKDGLKIKEAIQVCYEINDQNQTREFNGLKEAMEAYKLKKGTIITYNQEKIIKEDNKIITLIPAWNWLLKNF
- the tgt gene encoding tRNA guanosine(34) transglycosylase Tgt, giving the protein IITKRGAISTPFFMPDATRGYIKSLGNSELCKMNINAMVVNTYHLYLQPGIKAIKKAGGIHKFMDWNAPLLSDSGGYQVFSLIHQNSNMGKITDSKVVFRSPINGSIHNLTPEKSIQIQFDLGVDMIVCLDDPVPNHSSKNKTEKAVKRTIAWAKICKREYKKQIKKRKIKISERPLIFGVIQGGNFFDLRKHCVEELVKIGFDGYGFGARHIDKNGKFLKKILQFTADLIPENSLKFALGVGTPDDIVRCVNMGWDMFDCVIPTREARHGKLFLWKTDNLNKKKFYKTINIANAKFKNNFNIIEGKNSNSKISYAYLNHIFKTKDDLGKQIAIIHNLKFYMELMKKIRKNL